TTTTCATTGTCTTTTGATGCCACATAATATTTTGATGTATTTGTTGAACGAGCAGAAGTTGCAAGTCTTGAATCAGGAATTGTCATTTTTATATCTCTGACAATTTCATCCTCTTGTACATTTCCATCGTGATTTTTATCTTTTCATAAAAATACTTTTGTATTTGGTTTTGGTTGCACATATTTGTCCATAATATATGAAACATATTGTTTAGCATAATCTTGATTTTCTGTAATATCTTTTGGATAAATTCTATTTTGGATTTGGGCATTTCTATTTTCTGAAGGTTTATATTGATTTCCTTCTCTTGTTGCTAATTCTGCACCTTTATCAAAACCTTTGTGTCCAAAGAAATTAAATGTAGGTAAATAAGAGATAGTAGATTGATCATATACACTACCAGTGTTATCTCCATTATCTTCAACAAAAGCTAAACCTGTATAATCTGAAGTTTCTAAGTAACCACTTAGTCTAATTTTTAAACGTGTTTCCTCATTTGTTTGGACTTCTGAGAATGTACTTGATGATGAATTACCAATTCAATTTCATTTCCCCAAATCATAATATATTTGAGAGATAGTTTTTCCATACGCCATTGACTCTAAAAATGTTTTATAAAAATCTCTAGATCTATCAGTTGATATTTTTGCTTTAGCTTCGTCTGCTTCTTGATTTTTTGCTCTTGCCAATCTGTTATTTGGTACATATTTAGTTGGTTCATAACTTGGTAAGGCAAATGGGGTTAATGGTAGCATAACTGAACCATCTAAATATCATCCTTGACGAGTTGTTGTGTCAAAGTTATTCATAAACACCTTACCGTAGTCATCAGATAATGCAGATGGTGAGAATGAATATGTATAATGCGAACCGTTTTCACTAAAGTTAAATTTATATGTTCCAAAGTAACCAATTGCAGCATTATCAGATCTATTGTAATGACCTTGATCGATTTTATCAATTAAAATAGATGCCGGATTTTTATGATCAATGTTAAAGTATGATTCGAATGCATACTTTGTATATTCTCTTGGAACTAATTCAGTTAAAGAAAAGTAGTATTTAATTTTCTTAGCATTAAGAGAGAATTTTTGATCAGGTGAGTAATACATATCACGTTTACTGATTGCTTGTCTAAGTTTTTGTGCATTTTTTGGATCTAATGGGTCAGAATTCGCTAAACCTCAGATGTCACGAGGACTATAAAGTTGATATAAATATTTATCTAAATTTGTAAATGCGTTTACATCTGAACCAACACCAAAAGTGCCATCTTCAGCTCATCTCTCTCTTAAAATCTCTATAACTTCAC
The nucleotide sequence above comes from Mycoplasma sp. Pen4. Encoded proteins:
- a CDS encoding MYPU_1760 family metalloprotease, whose amino-acid sequence is MKKNKKKIRALLGITASVMATSAIATSCSILNLLPKVVVDDDDEDRPDIDVKPNYEIPTITHNFLPISKDEMQIFSGVNENEVLKDVNLIQDPKELKEHSNNYGQYYYEYQDPYTKLIFRDYSYITDGKGVRRYLLGPYGLAYLAQEFKRKVPFGTEVFDLKAVEVNNYKVITRASNGLYIPQIKQIYLNGYTLLETNLNLYDKVAQLMSTLFHEYMHHWATSYAETGVNFNNNLIDDEKIGTVANKKFEASTVTPIYYGGVDYDTTRDTAAFKQFWNTNFTNNFKNLLNYDIDAKARVSSEVIEILRERWAEDGTFGVGSDVNAFTNLDKYLYQLYSPRDIWGLANSDPLDPKNAQKLRQAISKRDMYYSPDQKFSLNAKKIKYYFSLTELVPREYTKYAFESYFNIDHKNPASILIDKIDQGHYNRSDNAAIGYFGTYKFNFSENGSHYTYSFSPSALSDDYGKVFMNNFDTTTRQGWYLDGSVMLPLTPFALPSYEPTKYVPNNRLARAKNQEADEAKAKISTDRSRDFYKTFLESMAYGKTISQIYYDLGKWNWIGNSSSSTFSEVQTNEETRLKIRLSGYLETSDYTGLAFVEDNGDNTGSVYDQSTISYLPTFNFFGHKGFDKGAELATREGNQYKPSENRNAQIQNRIYPKDITENQDYAKQYVSYIMDKYVQPKPNTKVFLWKDKNHDGNVQEDEIVRDIKMTIPDSRLATSARSTNTSKYYVASKDNENAPYVNLSFIK